AGCTTCACGCGAGCTCGGCTTTAACGGAGCAAGCAGCAACTGCAGGAGGAGACCGACATCATGAAGACTTTAGTTCGCACAGTTGTTGCTGTCGTGTTTGCCGTCGCGATTGCGATTGGCAGCACCCAGGCAGCAACAGCTCTCAACCTTGGAGATTTTAACAGCACATCTTTTCCCATCTTGGCTCAAGCGGGGGGACAGAATGCAGCCGATGCCAAGCGCGAGGCGATCGGCAATAAAATCGACCTCAATAACACCAACTTGCGTCAGTTCCGAAAGCTGCGCGGCTTCTATCCGACGCTGGCGCGCAAAGTGATTCTCAACGCACCCTACGAGAACGTCGAGGACGTGCTCGAGATCGAAGACCT
This region of Rubidibacter lacunae KORDI 51-2 genomic DNA includes:
- the psbU gene encoding photosystem II complex extrinsic protein PsbU, encoding MKTLVRTVVAVVFAVAIAIGSTQAATALNLGDFNSTSFPILAQAGGQNAADAKREAIGNKIDLNNTNLRQFRKLRGFYPTLARKVILNAPYENVEDVLEIEDLSDSQRQRLEASIGEFVVTPPADVYIEGGDRLNNGIYN